The following coding sequences are from one Desulfosporosinus orientis DSM 765 window:
- the thiM gene encoding hydroxyethylthiazole kinase, with protein sequence MEIREQIFKSLSAVKEKSPLIHHITNYVTVNDCANIVLAIGGSPVMADDKEEVAEMVGFASALVLNIGTLNARTIESMLSAGIRAKELGVPVILDPVGVGATQLRTNTAEKLIKELKPEVIRGNMSEIKVLAGLEVAIKGVDSLADEEDSSVVAQKLASELGSVIAITGKTDVVSDGTRVCLLDNGHRILADVTGTGCMTTSLIGTFCGADKDYFTGAVAGIISMGLAGEFAYASLRPGEGIGTFRARLMDGIYNLTPEILAKEGRIRYE encoded by the coding sequence ATGGAAATTCGTGAGCAAATCTTCAAAAGCTTAAGTGCCGTTAAAGAAAAAAGTCCCCTGATTCACCACATAACCAATTACGTTACCGTGAACGATTGTGCAAATATTGTCCTGGCCATCGGAGGGTCTCCGGTTATGGCGGACGACAAGGAAGAAGTCGCAGAAATGGTTGGCTTCGCTTCTGCTTTAGTTCTTAATATTGGAACCCTTAATGCTCGGACTATTGAAAGCATGTTATCGGCAGGAATACGGGCCAAGGAATTAGGGGTGCCCGTCATTCTTGACCCTGTAGGGGTTGGTGCCACTCAATTGAGAACCAATACCGCTGAAAAGCTGATTAAGGAGTTAAAGCCTGAGGTTATTCGAGGGAATATGTCCGAAATCAAAGTTTTAGCAGGTTTAGAGGTAGCCATTAAAGGCGTAGATTCTCTTGCTGATGAAGAGGATAGTTCGGTTGTTGCTCAAAAGCTGGCTTCTGAGTTAGGTTCAGTCATTGCCATTACCGGGAAAACCGATGTGGTTTCCGATGGGACCAGGGTTTGCCTGTTGGACAACGGGCATCGAATCCTCGCAGACGTTACCGGTACAGGCTGTATGACCACTTCTCTTATTGGTACTTTTTGCGGCGCCGACAAGGATTATTTTACAGGAGCTGTTGCCGGAATTATAAGTATGGGTCTGGCCGGAGAATTCGCTTATGCTTCTCTGCGACCCGGAGAGGGAATCGGAACATTCAGAGCAAGGCTGATGGACGGAATTTACAATTTGACTCCGGAAATCCTGGCGAAAGAAGGAAGAATTCGTTATGAATAA
- the thiE gene encoding thiamine phosphate synthase, giving the protein MNKAAVDYTLYLVTDRKQLGNRDLAESIEQAIQGGVTLVQLREKSVSTKEFLQLAEKVKEITSRYQIPLIINDRLDIALAIDADGLHVGQDDLPMVKARELLGPDKIIGVSASTLEEALLAEQQGADYLGVGAIFTTATKTDATDVSLKQLEVIKHSVSIPVVAIGGIGTTNLPLVRAAGVDGVSVVSAILGQENIYSAAMELKKILSF; this is encoded by the coding sequence ATGAATAAAGCAGCTGTTGATTATACTTTGTACTTGGTTACCGACCGGAAACAACTGGGAAATCGAGATTTAGCAGAAAGTATTGAACAGGCTATTCAGGGCGGGGTCACTCTGGTCCAGCTTCGGGAAAAATCAGTTTCCACCAAAGAATTTTTGCAGCTGGCAGAAAAAGTTAAGGAGATTACCTCTCGATATCAAATTCCCCTGATTATCAATGATCGCCTTGATATCGCCCTGGCAATTGACGCCGATGGCTTACATGTAGGTCAGGATGATCTGCCTATGGTCAAAGCAAGAGAGTTGTTAGGCCCGGATAAAATTATTGGGGTCTCGGCAAGTACTTTGGAAGAGGCTCTTCTTGCTGAACAGCAGGGTGCCGATTATTTAGGTGTCGGTGCAATTTTTACTACGGCAACCAAAACTGATGCAACCGATGTAAGCCTAAAGCAATTGGAAGTTATTAAGCACTCCGTCTCCATACCTGTTGTGGCCATCGGCGGTATTGGAACCACAAACCTGCCCTTAGTCAGAGCCGCCGGGGTGGACGGAGTTTCCGTGGTATCCGCCATTTTAGGGCAAGAGAATATCTATTCAGCCGCTATGGAATTAAAGAAAATATTATCTTTTTGA
- a CDS encoding aspartyl-phosphate phosphatase Spo0E family protein — translation MSETFDELIKQIEGLRLNLVKMKEGRAYTDPEVIKASRALDEVLDKYQELLFHKA, via the coding sequence GTGTCCGAAACATTTGATGAATTAATCAAGCAAATTGAAGGATTACGGTTAAATCTGGTAAAGATGAAAGAAGGAAGGGCATATACAGATCCTGAAGTAATAAAGGCGAGTCGAGCCCTCGATGAAGTCTTAGACAAATATCAGGAACTGTTATTTCACAAAGCTTAA
- a CDS encoding cell wall-binding repeat-containing protein has protein sequence MMSVRLTVDKYPVQDPGLTGGVDLEEEQRMKKQVNWAAHLLLFILVTVAMFGQPGSASAATEQPLSSLQAGDTVSFAGYTWIVLNPSTGYLLMRNFYDARTGNKCAEKFDIQGSNTFNPNDSYNIASFLNRTNYDGGFSGTGFYKYLSDNYPADISLIQNHTWTTGPEGSESASSSVPCQIGLLSYSEYQQYQGVPGVKADTNTGSWWLRTTSDSYVEVANWDGSRSACPGNWTNYVRPALYLNPDILISDSNVTTTLDTASSLTVATSTNTPTAGTAFNVTVTAKDSNGYTMSGYTGSVHFSSTDSNAVLPADYTFVSGDNGTHTFSGGATLETAGTQTVTATDTVTNTITGTSGSLTVNFILYTVSIDSTIGGSITASPTSATLGTAITLTITPDSGMQLRAGSLKYSDGTTDHAISGTSFAIPATNVTVTAQFEPVPPSMYTVTFDSQGGSAVSSLCNVPPGSTISAPTTPTQSGYTFGGWYKEANCTNAWNFNSDTVINNITLYAKWTAIPGPIITSIAPTSGPETGGTSITITGTGFTGATAVNFGGTVATSYSVTTDSAIIATSPAGSGTVDVRVTTPGGTSAVVPSDQFAYAAQNQDQAAPTGLTGIAPTTTDNNDGKITGVSDSMEYRLQGATDFTPVTSSSLEITGLAAGTYQIRYAARTGYNAGATVDVVVPAYTTPTFLSLGDSIAYGMSAAAGSDYTHLFYNHLLSDPAYNQLVLNNLAVSGDKSSDLLQRLLTPQYSTAVGNANVITISIGGDNLLSPVIASVCTAFGVNPVNNPNLTTQLAAAMAANPNKDVILASLATSPALSQALQSGVTQFSTDFPQIIATVKTLAPQAQIYVLNLYNPFSQQDPLYTVFDPLIKGINQAISNNAAAGYKVADVYTMFKATPGAVNFNLATLQLDPHPTTAGHAAIYQALLDAESGQSPATYYTVSIGSLTGGSITANPTSATSGSAINLTITPDSGMQLMPGTLKYNDGRDHIITGTSFTMPAANVVVSAVFEAVPNSTHEGGGGGSFSGGSSASSGGSTVTGSVINGTTGATVSNLTGTVTIDSNGNYAVSMQAAQTLSFQQSDGTSSPLSDLTKVSYVSAADSSVAVSADGTINFANLAKGTDNQYKITYDLGNGQTITLGTLEITVSSSGTVSLKCTLIDPYGIITDAATGKPVVGTKVTLYYANTERNKTNGKTPDTVVTLQGIDGFKPNNNQNPQTSDAKGAYGFMVFPDTDYYIVASKEGYESYTSPTISVGQDIVHWDFEMNTPINGVNRLAGQNQVDTALAIAKANYTGTLSNVVLATAGNYPDALAGSVLAYKLNAPILLVGSSEADQAKVLDYMKSNLATSGNVYILGGTAVVSADMEAKIKADGFSQISRLGGTDRYKTSVKIADQLQVKSGTPIVLAFGENYPDALSISSVAAESQYPILLVQKDEISDVVKNEIAAIKPSKVYIIGGEGVISSAVESQVEQITSLDKTNIIRIAGQDRYDTSLAVAQYFNLAGQSVCIATGNNFPDALAGSVYAANHNTSIVLADGSLSDQVVNYLKGKKLTGVTIFGGEAVVRKGIEQQLSQLIGN, from the coding sequence AATGAAAAAACAAGTTAACTGGGCCGCTCACCTGTTGCTGTTCATTTTGGTAACAGTCGCCATGTTCGGCCAGCCCGGGTCAGCCTCGGCAGCAACGGAACAACCACTGAGCTCCCTGCAAGCGGGCGATACGGTGAGTTTCGCCGGTTACACCTGGATCGTGTTGAATCCCAGCACCGGCTACCTGCTAATGCGGAATTTTTATGACGCACGAACGGGAAATAAATGCGCAGAGAAATTTGATATTCAAGGCAGCAACACGTTTAACCCTAATGACTCATATAACATCGCAAGCTTTCTAAATAGAACCAATTACGATGGTGGCTTTTCAGGCACCGGGTTTTACAAATACTTGTCGGACAATTACCCTGCCGATATTTCATTGATCCAGAACCACACCTGGACCACTGGGCCCGAGGGTAGCGAATCGGCGAGCAGCAGTGTGCCCTGTCAGATCGGCCTGCTCAGCTACAGCGAGTACCAACAATATCAAGGAGTTCCAGGTGTGAAAGCGGATACAAACACCGGTTCTTGGTGGTTACGTACTACCTCAGACTCCTACGTCGAAGTCGCCAATTGGGACGGCAGCCGATCCGCCTGCCCCGGCAACTGGACTAACTACGTCCGTCCAGCTTTGTATCTGAATCCTGACATCTTAATATCCGACAGTAATGTCACTACGACTCTGGACACTGCAAGCAGCCTGACAGTGGCTACTTCCACCAACACCCCCACGGCGGGGACAGCATTTAATGTGACGGTGACGGCCAAAGATTCCAATGGGTACACGATGAGCGGTTATACGGGAAGCGTACATTTTAGCAGTACAGATAGCAATGCAGTATTGCCAGCGGATTACACATTCGTGTCTGGAGATAACGGAACTCACACCTTCAGCGGCGGAGCGACGCTTGAGACGGCAGGAACGCAGACGGTGACGGCGACGGATACGGTAACGAACACTATCACCGGTACGAGCGGCAGCCTGACAGTGAACTTCATTTTGTATACTGTGAGCATTGATAGCACGATAGGCGGGAGTATCACCGCCAGTCCGACCTCGGCAACCTTAGGGACAGCTATTACCCTGACTATAACCCCGGATTCTGGAATGCAACTGAGAGCCGGAAGTTTAAAATATAGCGACGGAACAACTGATCACGCAATCAGCGGCACAAGCTTCGCGATACCGGCGACTAATGTCACTGTAACGGCCCAGTTTGAGCCAGTTCCGCCAAGTATGTACACCGTGACTTTCGACTCCCAAGGCGGTAGTGCGGTGTCAAGCCTGTGTAATGTACCCCCCGGTTCCACCATCAGCGCTCCAACCACTCCAACTCAATCCGGATACACCTTCGGAGGATGGTACAAGGAAGCTAACTGTACCAACGCTTGGAATTTCAATAGCGATACAGTGATAAATAATATTACCCTTTATGCGAAATGGACGGCGATACCAGGACCAATTATAACCAGTATCGCACCCACTAGCGGTCCGGAAACTGGAGGAACGTCGATAACGATTACAGGTACGGGGTTTACCGGAGCCACGGCAGTTAACTTTGGCGGCACAGTGGCAACAAGTTATAGCGTCACCACGGACAGCGCGATTATTGCCACTTCCCCGGCAGGAAGCGGAACAGTGGATGTGAGGGTAACAACACCAGGCGGAACGAGCGCAGTCGTTCCAAGTGACCAATTTGCGTACGCTGCCCAGAACCAGGACCAGGCCGCTCCAACAGGGCTGACTGGAATAGCCCCCACTACAACAGACAATAATGACGGAAAAATCACCGGCGTCAGTGACAGCATGGAATACCGACTTCAGGGAGCAACCGATTTTACACCAGTGACATCTTCATCCTTAGAAATCACCGGCTTGGCAGCAGGGACGTATCAAATAAGATATGCAGCAAGAACAGGGTATAATGCGGGGGCTACCGTTGACGTGGTGGTGCCGGCGTATACCACTCCAACCTTTCTCTCTCTGGGTGATTCCATTGCTTATGGAATGAGTGCCGCAGCCGGAAGTGACTACACACATCTTTTCTATAATCATCTTCTATCAGACCCTGCTTATAATCAGCTTGTCTTGAATAATCTAGCCGTATCGGGAGATAAGAGCAGCGATTTATTGCAACGATTATTAACGCCTCAATATAGCACAGCTGTCGGAAATGCCAATGTTATTACCATAAGCATCGGCGGGGATAATTTGCTTTCCCCGGTCATTGCTTCAGTATGTACGGCATTTGGGGTGAACCCTGTCAATAATCCCAATTTAACCACGCAATTGGCGGCGGCTATGGCTGCAAATCCGAACAAAGACGTCATCTTGGCGAGTTTAGCGACTTCGCCAGCCTTAAGTCAAGCTTTGCAGTCCGGTGTTACTCAATTCAGCACAGATTTTCCGCAAATAATTGCTACGGTTAAAACCCTTGCCCCCCAGGCCCAAATTTACGTCCTGAATCTTTACAATCCCTTTAGCCAACAGGATCCACTGTATACAGTTTTTGATCCTCTCATCAAAGGGATCAATCAAGCAATCAGCAATAACGCAGCGGCGGGCTATAAAGTTGCAGATGTCTATACCATGTTTAAAGCAACTCCTGGAGCCGTTAATTTCAACCTGGCGACACTGCAGCTCGATCCACATCCCACAACAGCAGGACATGCAGCAATCTATCAGGCCCTTCTTGACGCTGAATCAGGACAGTCTCCGGCAACCTATTACACTGTCAGTATCGGTTCACTGACAGGGGGAAGCATTACGGCTAATCCAACCAGTGCAACGTCCGGTTCGGCTATTAACTTGACCATAACCCCAGACTCAGGAATGCAGCTAATGCCAGGGACGTTGAAATATAATGATGGAAGAGATCATATCATAACAGGTACCAGCTTTACGATGCCAGCAGCTAATGTTGTCGTATCGGCAGTTTTTGAGGCGGTTCCTAATTCAACACACGAAGGCGGCGGTGGAGGAAGTTTCTCCGGCGGCAGCAGTGCATCAAGCGGAGGAAGCACCGTTACCGGCAGTGTCATCAACGGTACGACCGGAGCAACTGTTTCCAATCTGACAGGAACTGTAACGATCGACAGCAACGGAAATTATGCCGTTTCCATGCAGGCAGCTCAAACTCTATCCTTCCAACAATCTGACGGAACCTCGAGTCCTTTAAGCGATCTGACAAAAGTGAGTTATGTATCAGCAGCAGATTCGTCAGTAGCCGTTTCTGCGGATGGAACCATTAATTTTGCCAACCTAGCCAAAGGAACGGACAATCAATATAAGATTACCTATGATTTAGGCAATGGACAAACAATTACACTAGGAACCTTGGAAATCACAGTTTCGAGTAGTGGGACTGTCAGTTTAAAATGCACCTTAATTGACCCCTATGGTATTATCACGGATGCGGCAACTGGTAAGCCTGTTGTTGGAACAAAGGTTACCTTGTACTATGCAAATACAGAACGCAATAAGACCAATGGCAAAACTCCCGACACTGTCGTAACCTTACAGGGCATTGATGGATTTAAGCCCAATAACAACCAGAATCCGCAGACAAGTGATGCGAAGGGTGCTTATGGTTTTATGGTCTTCCCAGATACGGATTACTATATTGTAGCTTCCAAGGAGGGATATGAATCATATACAAGTCCGACTATTTCCGTAGGGCAAGATATCGTTCATTGGGATTTTGAAATGAACACACCCATTAACGGAGTCAACCGACTGGCGGGCCAGAACCAGGTCGATACTGCCTTGGCCATCGCCAAAGCAAACTATACAGGAACACTTTCCAACGTAGTCCTAGCCACCGCCGGCAATTATCCGGATGCCTTAGCCGGAAGTGTCCTAGCTTACAAGCTCAATGCCCCGATCCTACTCGTTGGAAGTTCGGAGGCCGATCAAGCAAAAGTCTTAGACTATATGAAGTCAAACCTTGCCACGTCAGGAAACGTTTATATCTTAGGTGGAACAGCCGTGGTTAGCGCTGATATGGAAGCCAAAATCAAAGCAGATGGTTTCAGCCAGATCAGCCGCCTGGGCGGAACGGACCGCTATAAAACTTCGGTCAAAATAGCCGATCAATTACAGGTCAAGAGCGGAACACCGATTGTTCTGGCCTTCGGAGAAAACTATCCGGACGCTTTATCCATCAGCAGTGTGGCTGCGGAAAGTCAGTACCCTATCCTTTTAGTTCAAAAAGACGAAATCAGTGATGTAGTCAAGAATGAAATAGCGGCCATTAAACCCAGTAAAGTTTATATCATCGGAGGAGAAGGGGTTATCAGCTCAGCGGTTGAAAGTCAAGTAGAACAGATCACCTCTTTAGACAAAACAAATATCATAAGAATTGCCGGGCAGGATCGCTACGATACCTCCCTGGCCGTCGCCCAATACTTTAACTTAGCTGGGCAAAGTGTCTGTATCGCTACCGGCAATAATTTCCCGGATGCGTTGGCTGGAAGTGTCTATGCTGCTAATCATAATACCTCAATTGTTCTGGCAGATGGCAGCTTGTCCGATCAAGTCGTGAATTATTTGAAAGGCAAGAAACTGACTGGAGTGACAATATTTGGGGGAGAGGCTGTCGTGAGGAAAGGAATTGAACAGCAGCTTAGTCAGTTGATAGGAAACTAG